From Juglans regia cultivar Chandler chromosome 8, Walnut 2.0, whole genome shotgun sequence, the proteins below share one genomic window:
- the LOC108998190 gene encoding probable L-type lectin-domain containing receptor kinase V.3 — MAFPAELRVLITTVLVLILVPPASSHKNSHHYCPPSSCGNIPNISYPFRLKGDPSNCGDQRFELSCDDNNHTLLSLYDGSKYYVSQINYNNYTIRIVDLGIQEDNYSFIPRYFLNYYNFSTWRLPNWDPYHLYGSGYNLTMLTLSKVVAIMNCEKPVSWASSLIYWDTISTNCSTINNGFVSSSNSSFSQYSKRYLYLIVGYGVNVMDVEESCTIEQISLTSWPGNIYVDPNISCTDVRNVFSYGFELSWYRIYCESCGSYRYCSIDDYDRQVHCYRSWRNTFVIFLVIQAAVAAKYTGLLWLIGRLTKLPVTEYYDQATYELSIEYPKTLPGLLIGLLVDWHVAISVLGAPFMIAFFIYKWQRRHLSMYDDVEEFLQSQNNLMPIKYSFSKIKEMTKGFRERLGEGGFGTVFKGTLRSGRLVAVKMLSQSKANGQDFINEVATIGRIHHVNIVQLIGFCVHGSKRALIYEFMPNGSLNKHIFSSEANILNYEKTFDIALGVARGIEYLHQGCDMQILHFDIKPHNILLDENFKPKVSDFGLAKLYPVEESVVHLTRARGTFGYMAPEMLYKNIGGVSYKADVYSFGMLLMEMVSRRKNLNVSTEHLSQIYFPTWIYDQFHDGKNIEIQDATEDERKICKKMIIVALWCIQLKPSDRPSMNKVVKMLEGDVECLQVPLKPLQPSLKREIKGDRDHSNQASSSIQSDE; from the exons ATGGCTTTCCCTGCTGAACTCAGGGTCCTTATAACTACTGTTCTGGTCCTAATCCTTGTTCCTCCAGCTTCTAGTCATAAGAATAGTCATCACTACTGTCCTCCTTCTTCCTGTGGCAATATCCCCAACATCAGCTATCCGTTTCGACTTAAAGGCGATCCATCAAACTGCGGAGACCAAAGGTTTGAGCTCTCATGTGATGACAACAACCACACGTTGTTATCTTTATATGATGGTAGTAAATACTATGTAAGccaaatcaattacaacaacTACACAATCCGAATTGTAGACTTAGGTATTCAAGAGGATAATTACTCTTTCATCCCTCGTTATTTTCTAAACTATTATAATTTCAGTACTTGGAGGTTGCCGAACTGGGATCCATATCATTTATATGGGAGTGGTTACAATTTAACAATGCTAACACTATCAAAAGTTGTGGCTATTATGAACTGTGAAAAGCCAGTGAGTTGGGCTTCCTCTTTGATCTATTGGGACACTATTTCTACGAATTGTTCTACTATTAATAATGGATTTGTGTCTTCTTCCAACTCCTCTTTTTCTCAATATTCCAAACGGTACTTATATCTTATTGTTGGCTATGGAGTGAATGTGATGGATGTGGAGGAGTCGTGCACGATAGAGCAAATCTCTCTGACATCGTGGCCAGGAAACATTTATGTTGATCCTAATATTTCCTGTACAGACGTCCGCAATGTATTCTCATATGGTTTTGAGCTTTCTTGGTACAGGATTTATTGTGAAAGCTGCGGATCATACCGTTATTGCAGCATCGATGACTACGATCGTCAAGTTCATTGCTACCGATCATGGA GAAATACTTTCGTTATCTTCTTGGTAATACAGGCCGCAGTTGCAG CTAAGTATACTGGATTGTTATGGCTCATCG GCCGATTAACCAAACTACCAGTCACAGAATATTATGATCAGGCTACTTACGAGCTTTCTATCGAATATCCCA aaACTTTGCCAGGTTTATTAATTGGATTACTGGTCG ATTGGCATGTGGCAATCAGTGTGTTAGGTGCTCCATTTATGattgcattttttatatataaatggcaAAGGAGGCACTTATCCATGTATGATGATGTTGAAGAATTTCTGCAAAGCCAAAATAACCTCATGCCGATAAAGTACTCTTTCTcaaaaattaaggaaatgacCAAAGGTTTTAGGGAAAGATTGGGTGAAGGAGGATTTGGCACAGTATTTAAAGGAACACTTCGAAGTGGACGTCTTGTAGCAGTAAAGATGTTAAGCCAATCCAAAGCAAATGGGCAAGATTTTATCAATGAAGTAGCAACCATTGGAAGGATCCATCATGTGAATATAGTGCAActcattggtttttgtgttcatGGTTCAAAGCGTGCCCTTATATATGAGTTCATGCCCAACGGATCtctaaacaaacacattttttcatcagaGGCAAATATCCTCAACTACGAGAAAACATTTGATATTGCTTTAGGAGTGGCTCGCGGGATTGAGTATTTACATCAAGGATGTgacatgcaaattttacatttcgACATTAAGCCTCACAACATTCTTCTTGATGAGAATTTCAAAcccaaagtttcagattttggctTAGCGAAATTGTACCCGGTGGAAGAGAGTGTTGTTCATTTGACTCGTGCAAGAGGAACGTTTGGATACATGGCTCCTGAAatgctttacaaaaatattggagGCGTTTCATACAAAGCTGATGTTTATAGCTTTGGAATGCTGTTGATGGAAATGGTGAGCAGAAGAAAGAACTTAAATGTATCTACAGAACATTTAAGCCAAATTTACTTCCCCACTTGGATATATGATCAATTCCATGATGGAAAGAATATAGAAATACAAGATGCTACAgaagatgaaaggaaaatatgtaAGAAGATGATAATAGTGGCATTATGGTGCATACAATTGAAGCCTAGCGATCGTCCATCAATGAATAAAGTCGTCAAAATGCTTGAAGGAGATGTTGAATGCTTACAAGTTCCTCTCAAGCCtctccaaccatcactaaagagagagataaagggtGATAGAGATCATTCAAATCAAGCTTCATCGTCAATTCAATCAGATgaataa